GGCTTGTCTGTTTATACATATTGAAAACACTCAGGCTGGACGTTGATAGCCAGAATATCTGAACGCCCCCTTGAGTCTCGGTGACCTCTGGCGGCTCTTACTTTACAAAAACAGCGACTACCTGCCTCGAACGCATCAGCAGTTGTCCATCAGGGGCATAGAGTGCGTCATCCACACTGGCAAAGCCCTCCTCTGCATAATCAAGTCTGGACTGATACCGCAACCACTCTGCTCCCGGAAGGGCAGTGGTCTGCTGAGGAAAATCCATCGACCAACTCATACTACTGGCTGCAGTAGGTACCGACAAAAGGCTCAGGCAAGCCGGTGGCCAGGCATCGGACAGCATCAGTAAATAAGCGGGCATTACTGCCACAGGCGACTGGCGGAACCTGATCCAGCCACCAATATGCGCTTCCCTGGAAGAGGTATAGGGCATAGGGCCTTCAGCCCATCGATAATCAAAGTGTCGGGTAAATTCTGGGGTTACTCCCGGGAGGTAAGGCAGCACTATAGCCGATTCAGGCGAGGTGAGGTTATGAGGTCGTAACGCCTGCATCTGTAGTTGCTCATCACGCGCCAGCCCCAGAGTGACTTGCATGATAACGGCTATGTTACCGTCCTGACCCGCCTCAACCTTATAGAACGATACAGTTTTACCCTGGCGCAAACATGTAATGGAGATATCAAGCTCTCCGGGCTGCACCGGAGCAATGAAGTTAAGCAAGATGCTACGAACTCTCTCGCCATCGCGCCTCCTCCGCTCCACCGCGTGCATCATGACGGCCGCAACCAAACCGCCAAACACCGCGCGCCCCTGCCCCCATCCCTCAGGCATCCATACAATTGGCCGCTCTTCATGGCCATGCAGATCAGCAAAGTATTTATCCAGATCCATTTAAGTGAACCCTATTCACGGTTTAATCACTTTACCCTAGCAGCCTTTATTTCCTGCGCAATATAACCATTTGTCGCGTTGCATAGAAAACGTTCAGATACACTTTGAAAGGCGACAGATCAGTAAAGGCTTTGTCATCTGGGAATTGAGTAAGCATCTGGGCGATTGCTATAATCCACGGTGTTTGGGGCTTTGCCCTGAACCGTTACAACGTCTTAGGGAAAAGAAACCGGCGCCTGACAGTTACTCCGGTCACACGTAACGTGCCTTCCTGCTTTCTTACTTTTTCCTGCCATATTTAAAGCACTGTTTATTAACAGTGGGCACTAACGTGTCAGGAATAAGATCAGAATCGAGTTGGACAGAGACTTTGCTGCAGGTGCGGACGGCAAGCTCGGCGGTGATGGCAGTACACTGAAATATAAAGCAAAAAAACCATGTTATCGAAGCACTGAAATACTGCTTTAATAAAAAGCGGCTAAGTGGCAACGATTTGTTTGTTTTTTCACATTAAGGTATGGCTGATGTTTCGAAAGAAGGAAAGTAGTGGTAGCCCATTGAGCGTCGGGATAGTCAATTGGATGATGCCCAGCCTGGCAATCCTGCTTCTGATTTCCGCCCCCTCCTTCGCTGCCGACAAGGCGGAGAACTACGCGGTGAACAGCAAGTTCAACCGTGATACCGTCGTCGATATTGCCAGAAAGCTGGCTGCCAGCCCTTACTCTCCGCCGAAATCAGCCCTGCCAGACAGTTTAAAGTCACTCTCCTACGACGAATATCGTGACATCCAGTTCGACCCTACCCAAGCCGTTTGGGCCAATGAGGGCTTACCTTTCGAGATGCAGATGTTCCATCGAGGAGCCTATTACAAGGATCCCGTTGAGGTTGCCATTGTGGAGGACGGCACCGCGCGCCATCTTGCCTACTCACCCACGCTGTTCAAAACGGGTGACGTCATGACCAAGCCGCTGCCTGCCGATGACATAGGTTTTGCTGGCTTCAATCTGCATAGCCCGATCAACCGGCCAGACTTCTATGACGAAACCGTGGTATTTCAGGGTGCCAGCTACTTCCGTGCCTTAGGTAAAAACGAAGTCTATGGTCTGTCAGCCCGCGGACTGGCCTTGAAGACTGCTGATCCTGAAGGCGAGGAATTCCCTATTTACCGCGCCTTCTGGATTGAAAAGCCCAGCAAAGAAAGCAACTCCATCGTCATCTATGCCTTGCTGGATAGCCAGAGTGTGACAGGCGCCTATCGCTTTACTATCCGCCCTGGCACCAATACCACCATGGATGTCGAAGCAACCCTGTTCCCTCGGGTCGATCTGAGCAAGATCGGCCTGGCTCCAGAGTCCAGCATGTATCTGTTCTCAGCCAATGGCCGTCAGGATGTCGATGACTTCCGCCCCGAAGTCCATGACTCGGATGGGTTGCTGATGGTCAATGGCCGCGGTGAGCGCCTCTGGCGTCCGCTGGCCAATCCCAAGGAACTGCAGATCAGCGCTTTCCAGGATACCGCCCCCCTTGGCTTTGGTCTGATGCAACGCGACCGCGACTTCAACAACTATCAGGATCTTGAAGCTGAATACCAGCAGCGTCCCAGCCTTTGGGTTGAGCCTGTTGGCAACTGGGGAAAAGGTGCTGTGGTACTGACCGAAATACCATCCAGCGCCGAAATTCATGACAACATTATTGCTTACTGGGCACCCACTTCCCCGATTACCGCAGGCTCAGAGTACAGCTTTGCATACCGCCTTACCTGGGGGCAGGGACCACAGATTGCTCCTGGCGAAGCCAGAGTGGAATCAACCCGCAGCGGTAAGGCTGACGGCACCGGCAACAAGCGCTTGTTCGTGGTTGATTACACCATCCCCAATACTACCGGAGTCAGTATGCCAGCCAATCGCCCTCAGGCGATGGTCAAAGCATCAAAAGGCAGCGTGAGCAATGTCGTTGTTCGTGATAACCCTCAGACAGGAGGTTATCGTGTGAGCTTTGAGCTGGACCCGACCGATGCGGATCTGGTGGAACTGCGCATGGAACTGAAGTTCGATGACGGCCGCAAAGCTGAAACCTGGATGTACAGATGGACCAACTAAGCCGTTGTATGGATAACCTGGATAATACTCCCGCACCAGGCACGCCACCGGAAACTCCCGGTGATATGCCACCACAGAACCTGAAGCGCTTTAATGCCGCGGAGCAACGCCGGAAGCCTGTTAACAAAGGCGGCGTGCGCTCCTCCAGCTGGCGTCGCTGGCTGGTGCTGGGTAGTGCTATGGCACTGTCCGCTTATGGCATCAATGAAATGTATGGGGTTATCTCGCTGGGCGAGATAACGTTCATCGAATACATCATTCTGGCGCTGTTTACCCTGACCTTCAGCTGGATTACGGTTGCCTTCACCAGCGCTATCGTCGGCTTTTTCTGCGTGCTACGCAGAGCGAACCGCAGCCATGCCAGGCTGGAAACGCCACTTCAGCATCAGACAGCCATACTGATGCCTACCTACAATGAACAGCCAGAACGCATCTTTGCGGCGATTGAGTCCATGGCACTTTCGCTGCACGAGACCGGCGAAGGCGATCATTTTGATTGGTTTGTTATCAGTGACACTACCGACCCGGAAGTCGCACTGCAGGAAGAAGCCTGCCTGATAACCATCCGCGAGCGCTTAGGCGACAAAAGCCGCATCTACTACCGCCGGCGCCGCAAGAACATTGCACGTAAAGCAGGTAACGTTGCTGACTTTTGCCGTCGCTGGGGCAAAGGATACAGCCACCTGCTGGTGCTGGATGCTGACAGTCTGATGGAAGCAGGCACAATCATCGAACTGGCACGCCGAATGGAGGCCGACCCTGACTCTGGCCTTATCCAGACTATCCCCAACCTCATCAACGGTACGACGCTGATTGCCCGGCTGCAGCAGTTTGCATCGCGCATCTATGGACCTGTAGTAGGATCAGGCTTGTCATGGTGGGTACACAAAGAAGGCAACTTCTGGGGACATAACGCCATCATCCGCAGAGAAGCCTTTATGGATGCCGCAGGCTTGCCTGATCTGCCCGGTAAGCCGCCCTTCGGCGGGCATATTCTCAGCCATGACTTTGTCGAGGCGTCACTGATCCGTCGCGCGGGCTGGAGCATTATTATTGCCGATGACCTGCCAGGTTCCTATGAAGAAAGCCCTCCCTCCATCATTGATCTGGCCGTGCGTGACCGACGCTGGTGTCAGGGCAACCTTCAGCACTCTCGCGTGCTGACAGCTCGAGGCCTGCACTGGGTAAGCCGTAGCCACCACCTGACAGGCATCATGTCCTATCTCTCATCACCATTGTGGTTAGCCCTGATCCTTGCAGGTCTGGCTCTGGCGTTGCAGGCACAATTTATTCGCCCCGAATATTTCACTGACGAGTTCTCGCTGTTCCCCTCATGGCCACGTATGGACGCGGCACGCGCACTCCAATTGTTTTACTTCACCATGGCTATTCTGTTTGGCCCCAAAATCCTTGGCCTTATCGCCTTTATGGCCAGCAATAAGCAGCGAAAAGCAGCAGGAGGATTCTTCCGCATACTGATTAGCTTCGTCGTAGAAGTGATTTTGTCAGCGCTGGTCGCACCAGTAATGATGCTGATACACAGCGGTGCAGTGTTCTCCATTCTGCTCGGCCGTGACAGTGGCTGGAATCCCCAGCGCCGGGATGATGGCAGCCTGCCCTTCCTTGATGTACTGTTCCGCCATCGCTGGCACATGATTATGGGCGTGTTCCTCACCCTGGCTGCCTACCTAAACTCACTGGACCTGCTGGCATGGCTGTCCCCAGCACTGGCAGGCATGCTGCTGTCAGTGCCGCTGTCTATGGTAACCGGCTCCATGCGTATCGGGCGCTGGTTCAAAGCCGCTGGCATCATGCGTACGCCAGAAGAGGCGGAGAAACCCGCCATTCGCGAGCATACCGAAGCCATTTATGACGAATACCACGCGACGGTACGCAGCAGCCCCAACCTGGTACAACTTGCCAGCCACGCAGATCTGGTTGAGCAGCATCTGGCCTTGGTTGACCGCATACCACCTCGACCACGTGGGCATATTGATGCTGTGGAAGCCATGGCAGCGATGAAAATAGAGGAAGCAGAAACCATTGAAGAAGCTGTAAAATTCCTCGACAAGAAAGAGCAGTCGATTGTCCTGTCGACCCCCAGCCTGTTTCTGAAGCTGGCAGCCATCCCGACCAGAGCACTCGGGCCGTCTGCCGAGCAAAGCAAGCTCCAGGGCCAACTCCCGGCCTAATGTAAGGCATGGTATTTGGAACCCAGTACGCCCACTTCATAGTGGGCGTACTGCATTTAAAGTTGAGCGGTTTGATGCAGACACTTCACCACGGAACTCTGAACAGTCGGATCCGGAACTTTCCTACCTGAATCCCGGAATGCGAAAAGAGCGATCTTCTTGCGGTAACCGCTCTTTCCTGTTTGTGGCTGCGAGGCCAGATGTAAACTGACGACCTTCGTCCCGGGGTTATAAAAAGCTCAGCCCGACGCCATCTTTCCCTAAACCCGGAATGCGAAAAGGGCGATTACCTTTCCTGAATGTGGTTACGGGGGCCAGATTTGAACTGATGACCTTCGCCCCGGGGTTATAAAGAGCTTAGCCCGACGCCGTCTAAACCCGGAATGCGAAAAGGGCGATTACCTTCCGATAATCGCCCTTTCCTGAATGTGGTTGCGGGGGCCTGATGTGATCTGACGACCTTCGCCCCGGGGTTATAAAGAGCTTAGCCCGACGCTGTCTTTCCCTAAACCCGGAATGCGAAAAGAGCGATCTTCTTGCGGTAACCGCTCTTTCCTGTTTGTGGTTGCGAGGCCAGATGTAAACTGACGACCTTCGTCCCGGGGTTATAAAAAGCTCAGCCCGCCGCCATCTTTCCCTAAACCCGGAATGCGAAAAGGGCGATTACCTTTCGGTAATCGCCCTTTCCTGAATGTAGTTACGGGGGCCAGATTTGAACTGACGATCTTCGCCCCGGGGTTATAAAGAGCTCAGCCCGACGCCGTCTTTCCCTAAACCCGGAATACGAAAAAGGCGATTACCTTCCGGTAATCGCCTTTTCCTGAATGTGGTTGCGGGGCCAGATTTGAACTGACGACCTTCGCCCCGGGGTTATGAAGAGCTTAGCCCGACGCCGTCTAAACCCGGAATGCGAAAAGGGCGATTACCTTCCGGCAATCGCCCTTTCCTGAATGTGGTTGCGGGGGCCAGATTTGAACTGACGACCTTCGCCCCGGGGTTATAAAGAGCTCAGCCCGACGCCGTCTTTCCCTAAACCCGGAATACGAAAAAGGCGATTACCTTCCGGTAATCGCTCTTTCCTGAATGTGGTTACGGGGGCCAGATTTGAACTGACGACCTTCGCCCCGGGGTTATAAAGAGCTCAGCCCGACGCCGTCTTTCCCTAAACCCGGAATACGAAAAAGGCGATTACCTTCCGGTAATCGCCCTTTCCTGAATGTGGTTGCGGGGGCCAGATTTGAACTGACGACCTTCGGGTTATGAGCCCGACGAGCTACCAGGCTGCTCCACCCCGCGTCGACGGCGTGCATATTAGTGACATGCCCACTTTCTGTCAAGCACTCATGAAGTTAGATAACTCTGCTAGCAGCTCTGCAATAGCCACACATCACTTACTCACAGCTTGCATAGGTCTGTGCAGAAAACCTTGATAAGCTTGGGATAGCCACTTGAAAACTGGCCTATTCGATCAGACATAGGCTCACACCATCCAGCTTTTCCAAGTTTTCTCTGCCCATCAATGTGGACATCCTTGGGAATAGATAAAATTTTACTTATAAATCAATATCTTAATAGATGAGGTTATTTTTTACTCAATGTCCCTTAACTACTATCTGGGTTGTCCACAATGGCAACATCCTCGGTGGAAAAGTATTTTGGGAGCACCAGAGGGGCAACCACTAGCACTTTATGCTCAGACGTTCAATACAGTAGAAGGGAATACCGCTTTCTATTCGCTACCAGCCCCCCGTCAGTCAGAGCGCTGGCGACAGCAGGTTCCAGATCACTTTCGCTTTGCCTTCAAGTTTCCGCGCCAGATCAGTCATGACGCACAATTGGTTAACTGTGCACAGGAGACCGCCCGCTTCATTCACACCATGCAGCCCCTGCTGGACGTTTGTGGCCCCTTCATGCTGCAACTATCGGCTCAATTCTCCGCCTCACAGCTGGATAGCCTGTGGCGCTTTCTGGACGCGCTTCCTGAACACTTGGATATCGCCGTGGAAGTACGCCATCCGGACTTTTTTGCCAAGGGAGAAAGCGAACGCCAGCTGAATCGCGGACTACTGGAAAGAAGGATGAGCAGGGTATGTTTTGACAGCAGAGCCCTGTTCAGCGCGCTACCGGATGATGAGGCAACACGTGAAGCCCAGAGGAAAAAGCCTCGTCTGCCAGTACACATTCTGGATCAGGTGGAATGCCCAATGGTGCGTTTTATCGGCCACCCACAGCTAGAGAAAAACACCGAGTTTCTTCGCCCCTGGGCCACCAAGATGAGCCAGTGGCTGGCACAGGGAAAGCACCCCTACTTTTTTGTGCACATGCCTGATATCGGCGATACATTACAGCTGGCTCAACTCTGGCATGAGCTGATCAATGAGATCTCGTCTGTGGCAGGCACCTGGAGCCTGCCGCAAAAAGCAGAACAGCCCCAACAGGGGCTGTTCTGACAAACACATTCAACCCATCAGGAACGCAGGATAGAGACATCCTCTGCCTGCAAACCTTTGTCACTCTGAATCACGTGAAAGCGCACTTTTTGCCCCTGTACCAAGGTACGATGGCCCTTTCCACGAATGGCGCGAAAATGCACAAACACATCCTCGCCATTTTCCCGGGTAACGAAACCGAAACCTTTGTTGACGTTGAACCACTTTACCTGGCCCAGTTCGCGAGTATCATTTTCGTCGTCTTCTTCGCCGACCACC
This Pokkaliibacter sp. MBI-7 DNA region includes the following protein-coding sequences:
- a CDS encoding thioesterase family protein — its product is MDLDKYFADLHGHEERPIVWMPEGWGQGRAVFGGLVAAVMMHAVERRRRDGERVRSILLNFIAPVQPGELDISITCLRQGKTVSFYKVEAGQDGNIAVIMQVTLGLARDEQLQMQALRPHNLTSPESAIVLPYLPGVTPEFTRHFDYRWAEGPMPYTSSREAHIGGWIRFRQSPVAVMPAYLLMLSDAWPPACLSLLSVPTAASSMSWSMDFPQQTTALPGAEWLRYQSRLDYAEEGFASVDDALYAPDGQLLMRSRQVVAVFVK
- a CDS encoding cold-shock protein, producing MSIVISALVTLPLPLLLQQILPELAISNAFIPVWAAAAVLAAIASVLGLFVNTRVVGEEDDENDTRELGQVKWFNVNKGFGFVTRENGEDVFVHFRAIRGKGHRTLVQGQKVRFHVIQSDKGLQAEDVSILRS
- a CDS encoding DUF72 domain-containing protein, producing MGAPEGQPLALYAQTFNTVEGNTAFYSLPAPRQSERWRQQVPDHFRFAFKFPRQISHDAQLVNCAQETARFIHTMQPLLDVCGPFMLQLSAQFSASQLDSLWRFLDALPEHLDIAVEVRHPDFFAKGESERQLNRGLLERRMSRVCFDSRALFSALPDDEATREAQRKKPRLPVHILDQVECPMVRFIGHPQLEKNTEFLRPWATKMSQWLAQGKHPYFFVHMPDIGDTLQLAQLWHELINEISSVAGTWSLPQKAEQPQQGLF
- the mdoH gene encoding glucans biosynthesis glucosyltransferase MdoH, with the translated sequence MDQLSRCMDNLDNTPAPGTPPETPGDMPPQNLKRFNAAEQRRKPVNKGGVRSSSWRRWLVLGSAMALSAYGINEMYGVISLGEITFIEYIILALFTLTFSWITVAFTSAIVGFFCVLRRANRSHARLETPLQHQTAILMPTYNEQPERIFAAIESMALSLHETGEGDHFDWFVISDTTDPEVALQEEACLITIRERLGDKSRIYYRRRRKNIARKAGNVADFCRRWGKGYSHLLVLDADSLMEAGTIIELARRMEADPDSGLIQTIPNLINGTTLIARLQQFASRIYGPVVGSGLSWWVHKEGNFWGHNAIIRREAFMDAAGLPDLPGKPPFGGHILSHDFVEASLIRRAGWSIIIADDLPGSYEESPPSIIDLAVRDRRWCQGNLQHSRVLTARGLHWVSRSHHLTGIMSYLSSPLWLALILAGLALALQAQFIRPEYFTDEFSLFPSWPRMDAARALQLFYFTMAILFGPKILGLIAFMASNKQRKAAGGFFRILISFVVEVILSALVAPVMMLIHSGAVFSILLGRDSGWNPQRRDDGSLPFLDVLFRHRWHMIMGVFLTLAAYLNSLDLLAWLSPALAGMLLSVPLSMVTGSMRIGRWFKAAGIMRTPEEAEKPAIREHTEAIYDEYHATVRSSPNLVQLASHADLVEQHLALVDRIPPRPRGHIDAVEAMAAMKIEEAETIEEAVKFLDKKEQSIVLSTPSLFLKLAAIPTRALGPSAEQSKLQGQLPA
- a CDS encoding glucan biosynthesis protein G; this encodes MFRKKESSGSPLSVGIVNWMMPSLAILLLISAPSFAADKAENYAVNSKFNRDTVVDIARKLAASPYSPPKSALPDSLKSLSYDEYRDIQFDPTQAVWANEGLPFEMQMFHRGAYYKDPVEVAIVEDGTARHLAYSPTLFKTGDVMTKPLPADDIGFAGFNLHSPINRPDFYDETVVFQGASYFRALGKNEVYGLSARGLALKTADPEGEEFPIYRAFWIEKPSKESNSIVIYALLDSQSVTGAYRFTIRPGTNTTMDVEATLFPRVDLSKIGLAPESSMYLFSANGRQDVDDFRPEVHDSDGLLMVNGRGERLWRPLANPKELQISAFQDTAPLGFGLMQRDRDFNNYQDLEAEYQQRPSLWVEPVGNWGKGAVVLTEIPSSAEIHDNIIAYWAPTSPITAGSEYSFAYRLTWGQGPQIAPGEARVESTRSGKADGTGNKRLFVVDYTIPNTTGVSMPANRPQAMVKASKGSVSNVVVRDNPQTGGYRVSFELDPTDADLVELRMELKFDDGRKAETWMYRWTN